A single window of Theropithecus gelada isolate Dixy chromosome 9, Tgel_1.0, whole genome shotgun sequence DNA harbors:
- the GOLGA7B gene encoding golgin subfamily A member 7B translates to MATEVHNLQELRRSASLATKVFIQRDYSDGTICQFQTKFPPELDSRIERQLFEETVKTLNGFYAEAEKIGGSSYLEGCLACATAYFIFLCMETHYEKVLKKISRYIQEQNEKIFAPRGLLLTDPVERGMRVIEISIYEDRCSSGSSSSGSSSGSGSSSGGGGGAGAR, encoded by the exons GTCCACAATCTGCAGGAGCTCCGGCGAAGCGCCTCACTGGCCACCAAGGTCTTTATCCAGAGAGACTACAGCGATGGGACCATCTGTCAGTTCCAGACCAAATTCCCCCCAGAGCTGGACAGCCGG ATCGAGCGGCAGCTCTTTGAAGAGACTGTGAAGACCCTCAACGGCTTTTATGCAGAGGCTGAGAAGATTGGGGGCAGCTCCTATCTTGAGGGCTGCCTGGCCTGCGCCACGGCCTACTTCATCTTCCTCTGCATGGAGACCCACTACGAGAAG GTTCTCAAGAAGATTTCCCGCTACATCCAGGAGCAGAATGAGAAGATCTTTGCGCCTCGAGGCCTCCTACTCACAGACCCCGTGGAGCGTGGGATGAGGGTT ATTGAGATCTCCATCTACGAGGACCGGTGCAGCAGTGGCAGCtccagcagcggcagcagcagtggcagtggcagcagcagcgGTGGGGGTGGTGGGGCGGGGGCCCGGTGA